In Acinetobacter sp. C32I, one genomic interval encodes:
- a CDS encoding RraA family protein, giving the protein METTLMSIKERLLALDTASVSDAMDSLDIPCGLHSIHARVSGKKIAGPAFTVKYESYQPENEIFSNAGNYIDTVIEGSVIVIDSQGRSDCTNWGNILTTKAKLNNIEGTVLFGAARDINEIRKMEYPLFSSHIYMVSGKNRTRIAAIQNTIEIGSVIITPGDWIFGDDNGVLSIPQSKLLDVLERAENVELTEQRILAAVLNGGNLSEARKMLGYATPWEVQK; this is encoded by the coding sequence ATGGAAACAACATTAATGTCAATTAAAGAACGTTTATTAGCACTAGATACGGCTTCAGTTTCTGATGCAATGGATAGTCTTGATATCCCATGTGGTTTACACAGCATTCATGCCCGTGTTTCTGGTAAAAAAATTGCTGGTCCAGCATTTACTGTTAAATATGAAAGTTATCAACCTGAAAATGAAATCTTTTCAAATGCTGGAAATTACATTGATACTGTAATAGAAGGGAGCGTGATTGTTATTGATAGTCAAGGACGGTCTGATTGCACAAATTGGGGAAATATTCTTACAACCAAGGCCAAATTGAACAACATTGAAGGTACAGTTCTCTTTGGTGCTGCTCGCGATATAAATGAAATCCGTAAAATGGAATATCCACTCTTTTCGAGTCATATTTATATGGTATCTGGAAAAAATAGAACTCGAATTGCTGCAATACAAAATACGATAGAAATTGGATCAGTCATAATTACACCCGGTGACTGGATTTTCGGTGATGATAACGGTGTGTTAAGTATACCTCAAAGCAAACTCTTAGACGTTCTGGAAAGAGCCGAGAATGTTGAATTGACAGAACAAAGAATTTTAGCTGCAGTCTTAAATGGTGGTAATTTATCTGAAGCCAGAAAAATGCTTGGTTATGCAACTCCATGGGAAGTGCAAAAATGA
- a CDS encoding DUF2147 domain-containing protein, whose amino-acid sequence MKKYLLLCLFAAHPVQSYASDQLNGTVWKTIDDETNQPRALVRFNEDKNGALSATIEKILVPSEANKCSKCEGAYQNKSLVGLTIVKNLKSSGENKYTNGSILDPKTGKTYSFNATLSPDGKKFSGRGYIGISALGRSQTWYKVK is encoded by the coding sequence ATGAAAAAATATTTGCTTTTATGTTTATTTGCAGCCCATCCTGTTCAGTCATACGCATCTGACCAGCTCAATGGTACTGTATGGAAAACAATTGATGATGAAACCAATCAACCAAGGGCTCTTGTAAGATTTAATGAAGATAAAAATGGTGCTTTATCAGCGACTATCGAAAAAATTCTGGTTCCAAGTGAAGCGAATAAATGTAGCAAATGCGAAGGAGCCTACCAAAACAAATCATTAGTTGGTCTGACGATCGTTAAAAATTTAAAAAGTTCAGGTGAAAACAAATATACGAATGGATCAATCTTAGATCCTAAGACAGGTAAAACCTATAGCTTTAATGCTACCTTATCTCCTGATGGTAAGAAGTTTAGTGGTCGTGGTTACATCGGTATTTCTGCACTTGGTAGAAGTCAGACCTGGTATAAAGTTAAATAA
- a CDS encoding multidrug effflux MFS transporter, producing MANKMRTVKYNITFIVIITMLSIGGLISTDIFLPAILDMSDYYKVDESSIQNAIAIFLLGISISQLIYGPLSDSFGRRKILLIGLVIWFFSTVGILLTNSIDSLLLLRFFQGVGSCAGITISKVIINDKMGREDAGHLYLIIFPFVGMSPAIAPMIGGVLNNYFGWKSCFVFLVVFIMFTLFLCFFYLEETLQKSKRHPFNISSISLNTLKVFSDKVFIYYALIPCFAYAAYFSYIVESPILLNKLGLHVAYIGYSYIGLSLSYVLGNIVAKKICKIRGIDKTIKIGYTIFVIGGVLFLLQMLLSSSILVTTILSISVLTFGNGFLLPLGTASAIASHKNAPGTASGVMGTLQLGSAAIVSFLIGYLSKHNPTIVAFIIASISILGFGIFMFFHSNIVNND from the coding sequence ATGGCTAATAAAATGCGAACTGTGAAATACAATATTACTTTTATTGTTATTATTACCATGCTATCAATTGGTGGTCTTATATCTACTGATATTTTTCTTCCTGCCATTTTGGATATGAGTGATTATTATAAAGTTGATGAAAGTTCTATTCAAAATGCAATTGCTATCTTTTTATTAGGAATATCTATATCTCAGCTTATATATGGTCCACTTAGTGATAGCTTTGGAAGAAGAAAAATATTATTAATTGGGTTGGTAATTTGGTTTTTTTCAACAGTAGGTATTTTATTAACTAATTCAATTGATAGCTTGCTTTTACTTAGGTTCTTTCAAGGTGTAGGTTCTTGTGCAGGTATTACTATTAGTAAGGTTATTATTAACGATAAGATGGGGAGGGAAGATGCGGGACACTTATATTTAATAATTTTCCCTTTTGTTGGTATGTCACCAGCAATTGCACCAATGATTGGTGGGGTTTTAAATAATTATTTCGGCTGGAAATCATGTTTTGTATTTCTCGTTGTATTTATTATGTTTACCTTGTTTTTATGTTTTTTCTATCTAGAGGAAACTTTGCAAAAATCTAAAAGACATCCATTTAATATTTCATCAATCTCTTTAAATACTTTAAAAGTTTTTTCCGATAAAGTTTTTATCTATTATGCTTTAATTCCATGTTTTGCTTATGCTGCATATTTTTCTTATATAGTTGAATCACCAATTTTATTAAATAAACTGGGATTACACGTTGCTTATATTGGTTATTCATATATTGGATTATCCTTAAGTTATGTTTTAGGTAATATTGTAGCTAAAAAAATATGCAAAATCAGAGGAATAGATAAGACAATAAAAATTGGATACACAATATTTGTTATAGGAGGAGTTCTCTTTTTACTACAAATGCTTTTAAGCTCAAGTATTCTAGTAACAACGATACTTAGTATATCTGTGCTTACTTTTGGTAATGGCTTTCTATTGCCATTAGGTACAGCTTCAGCAATTGCATCTCATAAAAATGCACCAGGAACAGCATCAGGTGTAATGGGAACACTTCAATTAGGTAGTGCGGCAATCGTTTCTTTTCTAATTGGATATCTATCTAAACATAATCCTACAATTGTAGCTTTTATTATTGCCTCAATAAGTATTTTGGGGTTTGGTATCTTTATGTTTTTTCACAGTAATATAGTCAATAACGACTAA
- a CDS encoding fumarylacetoacetate hydrolase family protein translates to MALHIVHFIDTQQKKRWGLLEEDQITSFQYDFASTQEIIEYGILELEKLATESKEKYLLNEIELLSPITNPSQILCQGANYRQHMLDSGINPDTQSFNMFFTKSLASLHGPNGWIEKPNHVDLLDYEIELTLVLGKKTQGSVTVTTDNLHEYIAGICIGNDVSARDIQIPQMQFYKGKSYRTFCPLGPVLCLLNKVEMHYLNKLQLILKVNGEVRQQDSTANLVFKPAETLTEFSQITNFEVGDVLMTGTPSGCALGLPSTTLIKMTALLPEKLKWQLFNKSQSRRSQYLKIGDQIESHIFSSDGKINLGYQKHTVC, encoded by the coding sequence ATGGCTTTACATATAGTTCATTTTATTGATACCCAACAAAAAAAACGTTGGGGACTCCTTGAGGAAGACCAAATTACTTCCTTTCAGTATGACTTTGCAAGCACCCAAGAAATCATTGAATATGGCATTCTAGAACTGGAAAAATTGGCAACAGAGAGTAAAGAAAAATACTTACTCAATGAGATAGAGCTACTGAGTCCAATCACAAATCCATCGCAAATATTATGTCAAGGGGCAAATTACCGCCAGCATATGCTTGATTCGGGAATTAATCCTGATACCCAGTCATTTAATATGTTTTTTACCAAATCATTGGCCTCACTTCATGGTCCAAATGGATGGATTGAAAAACCAAACCATGTTGATTTATTAGACTATGAAATTGAATTAACACTAGTCCTAGGGAAAAAAACGCAAGGCAGTGTCACCGTCACCACAGATAACTTACATGAATATATTGCAGGTATATGTATTGGCAATGATGTTTCCGCGCGTGACATACAGATTCCACAAATGCAATTTTATAAGGGAAAAAGCTATCGTACTTTCTGTCCGCTAGGTCCTGTATTGTGTTTATTGAATAAAGTAGAAATGCATTATCTAAACAAGTTACAACTTATCCTGAAAGTAAATGGTGAAGTCCGTCAGCAAGATTCAACCGCAAATCTGGTGTTTAAGCCCGCTGAGACACTGACTGAATTCTCTCAGATTACCAACTTTGAAGTGGGTGATGTACTCATGACGGGTACGCCATCAGGCTGTGCACTTGGATTGCCATCGACAACCCTAATAAAAATGACGGCACTTTTACCTGAGAAGCTCAAATGGCAATTGTTTAACAAAAGCCAGTCCCGACGCTCCCAATATCTAAAAATTGGTGATCAGATTGAATCTCATATTTTTAGTAGTGATGGCAAAATCAATTTAGGCTATCAAAAACATACTGTTTGTTAA
- a CDS encoding DUF6282 family protein yields MNSAFYDYWSNQLDFIDIHYHAKPDNYSRRYNALEAGLLYKKENGAVVLKNHLGSTTSLAALAQSDNLPVFGSIVLNPASGGISVNSVRQALSQYQIKNAGRMIVHLPTFVTSLHKSRLKRTFANQYAESLTENEGSITNSNGKIKSEVINLIEFSREHDIVLSSGHANKAQVMELMAEIDKRGGSRLMLNQPANPMTGFTASELKALGNHDWLYIEQCALTVYLNYQTKDDFYSVLSEVNNVIYSSDLGQPSQPDIPQWLIDSKLWFKEAGLTKQREKEIRLLNPLQMLDSM; encoded by the coding sequence ATGAACAGCGCTTTTTATGATTACTGGAGTAATCAATTAGATTTCATTGATATTCATTATCATGCAAAGCCTGATAATTACTCACGAAGATATAATGCTCTAGAAGCTGGACTATTATACAAAAAAGAAAATGGGGCTGTTGTGTTGAAGAACCATTTAGGCAGTACCACTAGTCTTGCAGCCTTAGCTCAATCTGACAACTTACCTGTTTTTGGCTCAATTGTATTAAATCCAGCATCTGGAGGAATTAGTGTAAACTCTGTAAGACAGGCTTTGAGTCAATATCAAATAAAGAATGCTGGTCGAATGATTGTTCATCTACCTACATTTGTAACGAGTCTTCACAAAAGCAGATTAAAACGAACTTTTGCTAATCAATATGCAGAATCCCTTACTGAGAATGAAGGCTCAATTACGAATAGCAATGGGAAGATTAAATCTGAAGTTATTAATTTAATTGAGTTTTCTAGAGAACATGATATTGTTTTATCAAGTGGGCATGCTAATAAGGCTCAAGTTATGGAACTCATGGCAGAAATTGATAAACGGGGAGGTAGTAGGCTGATGCTAAACCAACCTGCGAATCCTATGACGGGATTTACGGCATCTGAGTTAAAAGCTTTGGGTAATCATGATTGGCTGTATATTGAGCAATGTGCATTAACTGTATATTTGAATTATCAAACAAAAGATGATTTCTATAGCGTGTTATCAGAAGTAAATAACGTTATTTACAGTTCTGACTTAGGTCAACCCTCACAGCCAGATATTCCCCAATGGCTAATCGATAGTAAATTATGGTTCAAAGAAGCTGGGTTAACCAAGCAAAGAGAAAAAGAGATTAGACTTCTTAACCCTTTGCAGATGCTGGATTCCATGTAA
- a CDS encoding alpha/beta hydrolase, whose product MTQNTSNLLKPIVVKFNSGKLLCSADFYRPLGAGPFPIIVMAHGLGGTRKMRLPAFAERFTAAGYACLVFDYRHFGESEGEPRQLLDIGKQLEDWKAAIAYARSLKDVDPKRVIIWGTSFGGGHVLSTAADDNQLAAVISQCPFTDGFASSMAMSPLTSLKVTGLALQDKIVSLFGAKPVMVPLAAQSGQTALMNAPDCYTGYFALMPEGSNIPNYVAARFALDIIRYYPGRKTPKIKAPVLFCICDHDTVAPSKTTLRHANRTPRHEIKHYTDGHFEIYVGEAFERVVKDQLDFLKRTVPIN is encoded by the coding sequence ATGACTCAAAATACCTCTAATCTCTTAAAGCCAATAGTAGTTAAATTTAATTCAGGAAAATTACTGTGTAGCGCTGACTTTTATCGCCCATTAGGTGCAGGTCCTTTTCCTATCATTGTTATGGCACATGGTCTAGGTGGTACTCGAAAAATGCGTTTACCAGCTTTTGCTGAGCGCTTCACTGCTGCTGGTTATGCTTGTTTAGTGTTTGATTATCGACACTTCGGTGAAAGTGAAGGTGAGCCCCGCCAGTTATTAGACATTGGAAAACAACTTGAAGACTGGAAAGCTGCCATCGCCTATGCTCGTAGTCTAAAAGACGTCGATCCGAAGCGTGTGATCATTTGGGGTACTTCATTTGGTGGAGGTCATGTGCTATCAACAGCTGCTGATGACAATCAACTTGCCGCTGTTATATCACAATGTCCATTTACTGATGGCTTTGCATCTAGCATGGCTATGAGTCCACTCACTTCCTTAAAGGTAACAGGACTAGCACTACAAGATAAAATTGTTTCATTGTTCGGAGCTAAACCAGTAATGGTACCGCTTGCGGCTCAATCAGGACAAACAGCATTGATGAATGCACCTGATTGTTATACTGGCTATTTCGCGCTTATGCCTGAGGGATCAAATATTCCGAACTATGTTGCTGCACGTTTTGCACTTGATATTATTCGTTATTATCCTGGTCGTAAAACTCCAAAAATTAAAGCGCCTGTTTTATTTTGTATTTGCGATCATGATACGGTAGCGCCTTCCAAAACTACTCTGCGTCATGCCAACCGGACACCGCGTCATGAAATCAAACACTACACCGATGGGCACTTTGAAATTTATGTTGGAGAAGCTTTCGAGCGTGTTGTGAAAGATCAGCTCGACTTTCTAAAGCGTACTGTTCCGATCAATTAA
- a CDS encoding isocitrate/isopropylmalate dehydrogenase family protein translates to MNKNLLVLPGDGIGKDVCDAALPIIDALNLPISICFGDVGWTCWENHGDSVPQDTWLKIKKADAVLLGAITSKGKIAAQEALPAELKGKDIKYVSPVIQLRQKLGLFANIRPVRYVDGNLRPFDLCIIRENTEGLYSGFDFKGIPEEMADWLKHPNISHSGSENVAWSVRLQTKFGLERLFKTAFEYAEKHNLKRVTFADKPNVMRESGAFAKEIFDSIASEYPLIEADIHNVDAVALWLVTRPHTFGVIVAENMFGDILSDLAAGVMGGLGLAPSANIGSDIAYFEPVHGSAPSMAGKNKANPSAMFYTIALMLDYLGFSEEAKLIENATDSVIREGKVVTYDLGGEATTTKMALTIIEKVTKLVNRKTATVITVGDELLTGENNNLNLQLFSNYLYENGLQVKKHIVVADDIKQIYQSVIESLGASDLIVVSGGLGPTSDDKTRYAIAKAANKPLKFDEATWTKIEKQLISFGVRVDNSNKIQATFPEGAKILANETGTAPGFAIHCDASQLIVLPGPPKQACKILKNYIENSSLSQISNDTKYHWTLIGISEGEIGQIFNQFFPPEDFEVHFLWKSPYVQVELKLNHFQLMKLESLEKIEEVLQPYIVSRKREKASDILKKVASIKWEFEDPSLSKYLSSSNTETASHAVNVEIEPKLNVILEGDRPIGQMTMTTSISKQKQLKVMFPYNKDVIEHILEEYASWSVLKMLEKSEK, encoded by the coding sequence ATGAATAAGAATTTGCTAGTTTTACCTGGTGATGGTATTGGAAAAGATGTATGTGATGCTGCATTACCAATTATTGATGCACTTAATTTACCCATCTCAATATGCTTTGGGGATGTTGGATGGACCTGTTGGGAAAATCATGGGGATTCTGTTCCTCAAGATACTTGGTTAAAAATTAAAAAAGCAGATGCAGTTTTATTAGGCGCGATTACAAGTAAGGGGAAAATAGCAGCGCAAGAAGCTTTACCAGCTGAATTAAAAGGTAAAGATATCAAATATGTTTCTCCTGTTATTCAATTACGCCAGAAATTGGGTCTGTTTGCTAATATTCGGCCAGTACGATACGTGGATGGCAATTTAAGACCTTTTGATCTTTGTATCATTCGAGAAAATACGGAAGGGTTATATTCAGGTTTTGACTTCAAGGGCATTCCTGAAGAAATGGCGGATTGGCTGAAGCACCCTAACATTAGCCACTCTGGCAGTGAAAATGTTGCTTGGTCTGTTAGATTACAAACAAAATTTGGCTTGGAACGTCTTTTTAAAACTGCGTTTGAATATGCGGAAAAACACAATCTTAAGCGAGTTACTTTTGCCGATAAGCCTAATGTCATGCGTGAAAGTGGTGCCTTTGCAAAAGAAATTTTTGATTCAATTGCATCTGAATATCCATTGATCGAAGCAGATATCCATAATGTTGATGCTGTAGCACTTTGGTTAGTTACTCGTCCTCATACTTTTGGAGTTATTGTTGCCGAAAATATGTTTGGCGATATTTTATCTGATCTTGCAGCTGGGGTAATGGGGGGGTTAGGTCTAGCACCAAGTGCTAATATTGGTTCTGATATAGCCTATTTTGAGCCAGTACACGGCAGTGCACCCTCAATGGCAGGTAAGAACAAAGCAAATCCATCTGCAATGTTCTACACAATTGCATTAATGCTCGACTATCTTGGATTCTCTGAAGAAGCTAAATTAATTGAAAATGCAACGGATAGTGTAATTCGTGAAGGAAAAGTTGTCACTTATGATCTTGGTGGTGAAGCAACAACTACAAAAATGGCCCTAACTATTATTGAGAAAGTCACAAAATTAGTTAATCGTAAGACGGCTACGGTCATTACAGTGGGTGATGAATTACTTACCGGAGAAAACAATAACTTAAACCTACAATTATTTAGTAATTATTTATATGAAAATGGTCTTCAGGTAAAAAAACATATCGTTGTTGCTGATGATATTAAGCAAATTTACCAATCAGTGATCGAAAGTCTCGGTGCAAGTGATCTAATTGTAGTCAGTGGTGGACTAGGACCTACATCTGATGACAAAACGAGATATGCTATTGCGAAGGCTGCTAATAAACCACTTAAGTTTGACGAAGCAACTTGGACTAAAATTGAAAAGCAGTTAATAAGTTTTGGTGTACGAGTCGATAACTCAAACAAGATTCAGGCAACTTTTCCAGAAGGCGCAAAAATTCTCGCAAATGAAACCGGTACTGCTCCTGGTTTTGCGATACATTGTGATGCAAGCCAATTAATAGTATTACCAGGCCCACCTAAACAGGCTTGCAAAATTCTTAAGAATTATATTGAAAACAGTAGCTTGTCGCAGATTTCAAATGATACTAAATACCATTGGACTCTAATTGGTATAAGTGAGGGTGAAATTGGGCAAATATTCAATCAATTTTTCCCGCCTGAGGATTTTGAAGTCCATTTCTTATGGAAAAGTCCTTATGTTCAGGTCGAGTTAAAACTCAACCATTTTCAGCTTATGAAGTTAGAAAGTTTGGAAAAAATTGAGGAAGTGCTTCAACCGTATATCGTTAGTCGTAAACGAGAAAAAGCAAGTGATATTTTAAAGAAAGTCGCCTCTATTAAATGGGAGTTTGAGGATCCAAGCCTTTCAAAATATTTAAGTAGTTCAAATACAGAAACAGCTTCACATGCTGTAAATGTGGAGATTGAACCCAAATTAAATGTAATTTTGGAGGGAGATCGCCCAATTGGTCAAATGACTATGACTACTTCGATCAGTAAACAGAAACAACTAAAAGTTATGTTCCCTTATAACAAAGATGTAATTGAACATATTTTAGAAGAATACGCTTCATGGTCGGTTTTAAAAATGCTAGAGAAAAGTGAAAAATAG
- a CDS encoding amidohydrolase family protein, translating into MTNTIFQQGRIDVHHHIVPPVFREAMLNKGIDKVAGAPLPVWTPSQSIDIMDQIGTDTALVSLSAPGVYFGEVQEACRLARQCNEYTAEMRQNFPNRFGFFAVLPMPLTQEACAEAIYALEVLKADGIVLLGSTNGIFLGDSRFEELMFELNKRKAIVFIHPNLHETSENLGLTTPGFILEFLPDTTRAAVNLITSGVMERYPDIQFILAHAGGFLPYIAWRVSLGNLMTEMNKNAPQGIMTYIKRFYFDTALSPSPYAMSALKELVGTERILFGSDFPFAPAPASHMQVQSLGELSIFNETDHYKIQRGNALSLFPQYQKANEEVSPRPIYQQESFGNKFKRWMTQPIIAIAEKKRSK; encoded by the coding sequence ATGACAAATACAATATTTCAGCAAGGAAGAATTGATGTGCATCATCACATTGTTCCTCCAGTTTTTAGAGAGGCCATGCTGAATAAAGGCATCGACAAAGTCGCGGGTGCGCCCTTGCCTGTCTGGACACCATCACAATCGATTGACATTATGGATCAGATTGGCACTGATACAGCTCTCGTCTCTCTGTCTGCTCCCGGTGTCTATTTTGGTGAGGTACAAGAAGCATGTCGCTTGGCTCGTCAATGCAATGAATATACGGCTGAAATGCGTCAAAACTTTCCAAACCGGTTTGGATTCTTTGCCGTTCTTCCAATGCCATTGACTCAAGAAGCTTGTGCAGAAGCGATATATGCATTAGAAGTCCTGAAAGCGGATGGCATTGTCTTATTGGGAAGTACTAATGGTATTTTTCTTGGTGACAGTCGCTTTGAAGAACTCATGTTTGAACTCAACAAACGTAAAGCGATTGTTTTTATTCATCCCAATCTGCATGAGACCAGTGAAAATCTAGGATTGACTACGCCTGGATTTATTCTAGAATTTTTACCTGATACCACACGCGCAGCAGTTAATTTAATTACTTCTGGCGTGATGGAACGCTATCCAGATATCCAGTTTATTCTCGCGCATGCAGGCGGTTTTCTACCTTATATTGCATGGCGAGTCTCGTTAGGCAACCTAATGACTGAAATGAATAAAAATGCTCCTCAAGGCATCATGACCTACATCAAGCGTTTTTATTTTGATACTGCTTTATCACCATCTCCTTATGCTATGTCAGCTTTAAAAGAGCTTGTTGGCACAGAAAGAATTTTATTTGGCAGTGATTTTCCATTTGCACCTGCACCGGCCTCCCATATGCAAGTACAGTCTCTTGGAGAACTAAGCATTTTTAATGAAACCGACCACTATAAAATTCAAAGAGGCAATGCGTTAAGCCTATTTCCTCAATACCAAAAAGCCAATGAAGAAGTCAGTCCACGCCCAATTTATCAACAAGAATCTTTCGGCAATAAATTTAAACGGTGGATGACTCAGCCGATTATCGCTATCGCAGAAAAGAAACGCTCAAAATAA
- a CDS encoding DUF1302 family protein, whose product MIGPLKSKFIFLIALSPVSLTYASGVFVDTQTAAGVGYAFAGSSALAQNASVVAYNPAAMMGLSSGHYLSGSASYVDAQTDFKGDKNTSISPIVPTGSVEASIERKFAVPSAQYVYRSEQPFAVGMSVSPLYGNKGEWNEDFVGRYQGLKTEVTGVNINTSLAFEINPQLMIGLGLNYLDFDATLTRKAAPLINTNPPLYLGDAQGELKGDGDGWAGNIGIFLRPTDKLDIGLTYRSETSLKLDGSLTVTTPAAKLVNPATVEIKMPQSASLAGAYRFTPQWTALAELTWYDWSVLPAFSAVNPNNNAVVYEEQLNFKDGLRSSIGALYQITPSTQLRFGMAYDQSVVESSSDRTVRFPDTDRIWISLGAGFQVNKNLSMDVGYSHIFANEATIESPTVVAGKPTMQTLNGSFDTDADIFSLQLNYKF is encoded by the coding sequence GTGATCGGACCACTTAAATCAAAATTCATATTTCTTATTGCTTTAAGCCCTGTTTCTTTAACTTACGCATCTGGTGTTTTTGTCGATACTCAGACTGCCGCTGGCGTTGGCTATGCTTTTGCCGGTTCATCAGCGCTTGCACAAAATGCGAGTGTGGTCGCCTATAACCCAGCTGCGATGATGGGTTTAAGTTCAGGCCATTACTTATCAGGTTCAGCATCATATGTTGATGCACAAACGGATTTTAAAGGGGATAAAAACACATCAATTTCACCCATCGTTCCAACTGGGAGTGTAGAAGCCAGTATTGAACGAAAATTTGCCGTGCCTAGTGCTCAATATGTGTATCGAAGTGAGCAACCTTTTGCTGTGGGGATGAGTGTGTCTCCGTTATACGGAAACAAAGGAGAATGGAACGAAGATTTTGTTGGGCGATATCAAGGTCTTAAAACTGAAGTCACTGGGGTGAATATCAATACCTCATTGGCGTTTGAGATCAATCCTCAACTTATGATTGGTTTGGGGCTAAATTATCTTGATTTTGATGCTACGCTCACCAGAAAAGCGGCACCGTTGATCAATACGAATCCACCTCTTTACTTAGGTGATGCTCAAGGTGAATTGAAAGGAGATGGAGATGGCTGGGCTGGAAATATAGGGATATTCTTACGGCCAACGGATAAGTTAGATATTGGTTTGACTTATCGTTCTGAAACAAGTTTAAAACTGGATGGTTCTCTGACCGTCACAACACCAGCTGCAAAATTGGTTAATCCAGCGACCGTCGAGATTAAAATGCCACAAAGTGCGAGCTTGGCAGGCGCCTATCGTTTTACGCCACAATGGACTGCGCTTGCAGAACTCACTTGGTATGATTGGTCTGTTCTTCCTGCTTTTAGTGCAGTAAATCCTAACAATAATGCTGTCGTATACGAGGAGCAACTCAACTTTAAAGATGGTTTAAGATCAAGTATCGGTGCTCTCTATCAAATTACTCCATCAACACAACTCCGATTCGGTATGGCTTATGATCAATCTGTGGTTGAGTCATCCTCTGACCGAACGGTCCGATTTCCAGATACCGATAGAATCTGGATTTCTTTAGGTGCAGGTTTTCAAGTAAATAAAAACCTAAGTATGGATGTTGGCTACTCACATATTTTTGCAAATGAAGCAACAATTGAAAGTCCAACTGTTGTAGCAGGTAAACCAACGATGCAAACACTCAATGGTTCTTTTGACACTGACGCAGATATTTTTTCACTTCAGTTAAATTATAAATTTTAA
- a CDS encoding DUF2147 domain-containing protein encodes MKSIGTIFIQIFLFNIFIANTWAQDITGMWKAIDDKSGYARAKVNIYKINEGQYEGRIEEIYPLPGHSTAFTDKCFRCKGDLKDTPLKGMKILYGFKKNMNRPDEYHDGHVIDPMSGNIYKGKIKINANATRMILRGYIGTSALGRSQVWMKVD; translated from the coding sequence ATGAAGTCAATAGGGACTATTTTTATCCAAATTTTTCTATTCAATATTTTTATAGCAAATACATGGGCTCAAGATATTACGGGGATGTGGAAGGCGATTGATGATAAAAGTGGTTACGCAAGGGCAAAGGTGAATATTTATAAAATCAATGAAGGGCAATACGAAGGAAGAATTGAGGAGATATATCCGTTGCCTGGTCACAGTACAGCATTTACGGATAAATGTTTTCGCTGTAAAGGTGATCTAAAAGATACGCCTCTGAAAGGAATGAAGATTCTGTATGGATTCAAAAAAAATATGAATAGACCAGATGAGTACCATGATGGTCATGTCATTGATCCGATGAGTGGTAATATTTATAAAGGTAAAATTAAAATCAATGCCAATGCTACAAGAATGATTTTACGAGGATATATTGGTACTTCAGCCTTAGGACGAAGTCAGGTTTGGATGAAAGTGGACTAA